A single bacterium DNA region contains:
- the rplA gene encoding 50S ribosomal protein L1, with amino-acid sequence MPKKPEEIVEETVVTEATEGTEVVEEATEEKPAKKTATAKAGKRSAKAAKEAEEAEAKEAKKQEKAEAAEKADAPKPKAKPRVKKYSKNQKAMREAIDFDKLYTLDEAVALLQKVSTAKFDPTLELHIRLDIDPRQADQTVRASTALPAGSGKTVRVAVLTADDKKAKAAAEAGADVTDSEQLLADISKGTLDFDVLVATPDTMAQLGRHAKTLGPKGLMPSPKSGTVTADPAAAVKEIKQGRLEVKNDANGIIHAAVGKLSFKAEDLVANGRAVLQCVQTNRPSGVKGTYVKSITVAATMTPGVKLDTAELVAK; translated from the coding sequence ATGCCAAAGAAACCAGAAGAAATCGTAGAAGAGACTGTAGTAACAGAAGCAACCGAAGGTACTGAGGTAGTCGAAGAAGCTACCGAAGAAAAGCCTGCGAAGAAGACAGCGACTGCAAAGGCAGGGAAGCGCAGTGCTAAGGCCGCCAAGGAAGCTGAAGAAGCTGAGGCGAAAGAAGCCAAAAAGCAAGAAAAGGCTGAAGCTGCCGAAAAAGCCGATGCCCCAAAGCCAAAAGCTAAGCCGCGCGTCAAGAAGTACTCAAAGAACCAAAAGGCAATGCGTGAAGCTATCGACTTCGACAAGCTCTACACTCTCGATGAAGCAGTTGCACTTCTACAGAAGGTCTCGACTGCAAAATTTGACCCAACCCTCGAGCTCCACATCCGTCTGGACATCGACCCACGACAAGCGGATCAAACCGTGCGCGCATCGACAGCCCTGCCAGCCGGTAGCGGCAAGACCGTTCGTGTGGCAGTTTTGACTGCCGACGACAAGAAGGCTAAGGCAGCCGCAGAAGCCGGGGCAGATGTAACTGACTCAGAGCAGCTACTTGCAGACATCTCGAAAGGTACGCTGGACTTCGACGTTCTCGTTGCTACTCCAGACACCATGGCTCAGCTCGGTCGTCACGCTAAGACCCTCGGTCCGAAGGGGCTTATGCCATCACCGAAGAGTGGAACTGTAACTGCTGATCCAGCTGCTGCTGTGAAGGAAATTAAGCAAGGTCGTCTCGAGGTGAAGAACGACGCCAATGGAATCATTCATGCCGCTGTCGGTAAGCTTAGCTTCAAAGCAGAAGATCTTGTTGCCAACGGTCGTGCCGTACTCCAGTGCGTGCAAACAAATCGCCCATCAGGTGTGAAGGGGACTTACGTAAAGTCAATCACCGTTGCCGCCACCATGACACCAGGCGTCAAGCTCGACACTGCCGAACTCGTCGCGAAGTAA
- the secE gene encoding preprotein translocase subunit SecE translates to MKRLIRYFKSSYHELRRVIWPNRQQAIFLTSVVLIFTAVVAIYLAGFDLLFRTILEKLLTR, encoded by the coding sequence ATGAAACGACTGATCCGATATTTCAAAAGCTCTTATCACGAGCTTCGACGTGTAATCTGGCCAAACCGCCAACAAGCGATTTTTTTGACCAGCGTCGTCTTGATATTTACTGCAGTAGTAGCCATATACTTGGCCGGATTTGATCTATTGTTCCGTACGATTCTCGAAAAACTGCTCACACGCTAA
- a CDS encoding phytoene/squalene synthase family protein, which produces MSGLRASYKACARITRRASSSFALTTYLFDTESRRAIQALYAFCRIADDIADDPQLSARTKRQRLYAMRRALTLQKIPPIQPEIWLAVFDTVRHHRLPIDELTTVIDGVTSDITFRQPLTIGDLDRYSYQVAGVVGVLCARILGAPKRSTLLGAKQLGIGMQYVNIIRDFSADIDLQRIYIPQSVLREAQLSPADLLARRNLVGLQRALTILTRRAETHFAHATKHIDDLHPQYQRPVRYVLAQYSTLLERIKQKQYTVYNQRVRLSRLEKLKLVWDNR; this is translated from the coding sequence ATGAGTGGTTTGCGCGCCAGCTACAAGGCGTGCGCTCGAATCACACGCCGAGCCAGTTCGAGCTTCGCACTCACAACCTATCTATTTGACACCGAAAGCCGACGAGCCATCCAGGCGCTGTATGCATTCTGTCGCATAGCCGATGATATTGCAGATGACCCCCAGCTGTCGGCACGGACTAAGCGACAGCGATTGTACGCCATGCGACGAGCACTCACCCTGCAAAAAATCCCGCCTATTCAACCCGAGATATGGCTAGCAGTCTTCGACACCGTTCGTCATCATCGACTCCCAATAGATGAACTCACCACAGTCATTGACGGTGTAACAAGTGATATTACATTTCGCCAACCGCTCACCATTGGTGATCTCGATCGATATAGCTATCAGGTGGCTGGTGTGGTGGGAGTGCTCTGTGCGCGCATCCTTGGAGCCCCAAAGCGTTCGACACTATTGGGGGCAAAGCAGCTTGGCATTGGCATGCAGTACGTCAACATAATCCGTGATTTCAGCGCCGACATCGACTTACAGCGCATTTACATCCCGCAAAGTGTTTTACGCGAAGCCCAACTCAGTCCGGCCGACCTCTTAGCACGTCGCAATCTAGTAGGACTGCAACGAGCTCTCACTATTCTGACCCGACGCGCCGAAACGCATTTCGCACACGCCACCAAACACATCGACGATTTACACCCCCAATACCAACGACCCGTACGCTACGTGCTTGCGCAGTATAGCACGCTACTCGAAAGGATTAAGCAAAAGCAGTATACTGTATACAACCAGAGGGTGCGCTTGAGTCGACTCGAGAAACTCAAGCTCGTCTGGGATAATCGATAA
- the dnaX gene encoding DNA polymerase III subunit gamma/tau: MDLADVVGQKHVTDTLDKAFQKGAISHAYLLTGPRGTGKTSVARIIARRVNQLPSEADIARELDVIEIDAASNRGIDEIRALRDKLATAPSTLPYKVFIIDEVHMLTREAFNALLKTLEEPPPHVIFVLATTEVHKLPDTIISRTQRHDFRLITAADLAQTLKDVAKKENITIDDEALRLIAEQAQGGFRDALSLLDQLASRGEAITGEVVAQTAGIGDITLAQSLLTATLESDTSGALDALQKLLTAGAEPTILTEYLLAYVRSEFLRAEPKFAQRYVPILRTLSRATSEQRTATIPSLPLELALWELTQSTVATRPTQSASPVAAVTQQPTPPKKQSSATPNSVRTTKHTPPIAGLNDSVIATKALSLIKIKNNSLYAILRSGEPTLEGNQLLIRCRFRFHKERIEEARNRQLIEAIFTKAAGRTIELRVEHTSADAPAQEAHDDQELVASALEILGGEVIE, from the coding sequence TTGGACCTAGCGGATGTCGTGGGGCAAAAACATGTCACCGACACGCTCGACAAAGCTTTTCAAAAAGGCGCGATTAGTCATGCTTACTTACTGACAGGCCCACGCGGTACGGGGAAGACCAGTGTAGCGCGCATCATTGCTCGTCGCGTCAACCAGCTTCCATCCGAAGCTGACATTGCCCGCGAGCTCGACGTCATAGAGATAGACGCCGCATCAAATCGCGGCATTGACGAAATCCGTGCTCTGCGTGATAAGCTCGCCACCGCGCCTAGCACACTGCCTTACAAAGTATTCATCATCGACGAGGTCCACATGTTGACCCGCGAGGCTTTTAATGCACTCTTAAAGACACTTGAAGAGCCGCCGCCACATGTCATCTTCGTACTCGCCACGACCGAAGTCCACAAACTACCCGATACCATCATCTCACGTACCCAACGACATGATTTTCGCCTCATCACAGCAGCTGACTTAGCGCAAACGCTTAAAGATGTTGCAAAAAAAGAGAACATTACCATTGATGACGAAGCGCTACGCCTCATTGCCGAACAAGCCCAGGGCGGCTTCCGAGACGCACTCAGCCTCTTAGATCAGCTGGCCAGTCGCGGTGAGGCCATTACGGGCGAGGTAGTTGCACAAACTGCCGGTATCGGTGACATCACGCTCGCCCAATCCCTACTAACCGCTACGCTCGAGAGCGACACCAGTGGCGCCCTCGATGCTCTACAAAAACTTCTCACTGCCGGTGCCGAGCCGACTATACTGACTGAATACCTTCTTGCATACGTGCGTTCGGAATTCTTGCGGGCTGAACCAAAGTTCGCCCAACGATATGTGCCGATATTGCGTACCCTCTCCCGCGCCACAAGCGAGCAACGCACTGCTACTATCCCAAGCTTGCCACTAGAACTCGCACTCTGGGAGCTGACACAATCCACAGTAGCTACACGCCCAACGCAATCAGCTTCTCCAGTAGCAGCAGTGACACAGCAGCCAACACCACCCAAGAAACAATCCTCGGCAACGCCCAACTCAGTACGCACTACCAAACATACACCACCAATAGCCGGCCTTAATGACTCTGTCATTGCCACCAAGGCCCTTTCTCTTATCAAGATAAAAAATAATTCCCTGTATGCTATTCTGCGCTCTGGTGAGCCAACCCTCGAGGGGAATCAACTCCTGATTCGCTGCCGCTTCCGTTTTCACAAAGAGCGCATCGAGGAAGCTCGTAATCGTCAGCTAATTGAGGCTATCTTCACAAAAGCAGCTGGACGCACGATAGAGCTGCGCGTCGAACATACCTCAGCTGATGCGCCAGCACAAGAAGCACATGATGACCAAGAGCTCGTCGCTAGCGCGCTCGAGATTCTCGGTGGGGAGGTGATCGAATAA
- the nusG gene encoding transcription termination/antitermination protein NusG, with product MKTTSPGNWYVIHTYSGYEDQVAQNLLHRIDTMGMKDKVFDVVVPKENQIEIKNGKRRIVERKIFPGYILVNMDVTEDSWYIVRNTPNVTGFVGTGTTPSPMSEDEIKLIQKRMGVEEPKFMIDYSIGETVNITDGPFKGFDGQISEIDEAKGKIKVLVSMFGRETPVELDSLQVKKI from the coding sequence ATGAAGACCACATCACCAGGCAATTGGTACGTCATTCACACCTACTCCGGCTATGAGGATCAGGTGGCACAAAACCTTCTGCATCGTATTGACACGATGGGCATGAAAGATAAGGTTTTTGATGTCGTCGTCCCGAAGGAAAACCAGATCGAGATCAAAAACGGCAAACGCCGAATTGTCGAGCGCAAAATCTTCCCAGGATATATTCTCGTCAACATGGATGTCACCGAAGATAGCTGGTACATCGTACGAAATACACCGAATGTTACCGGATTCGTGGGTACCGGCACCACACCAAGCCCTATGAGCGAAGATGAGATTAAGCTCATCCAAAAGCGCATGGGTGTTGAAGAGCCGAAGTTCATGATCGACTACTCGATTGGTGAGACAGTCAACATCACCGACGGACCTTTCAAAGGCTTCGACGGACAAATCAGCGAAATCGACGAAGCTAAAGGCAAGATCAAGGTACTCGTCTCGATGTTTGGTCGTGAAACCCCAGTAGAGCTCGACAGCTTGCAGGTAAAGAAGATTTAA
- a CDS encoding polyprenyl synthetase family protein, which yields MEPTDRLQQRIKRIKTSIDGELAKLWDKKIDEAAKIDAQYKRLLSEMKKFSLRGGKRLRPYLVSLGYEVAGGKHEKDAIQLGVAWELYHLFAVIHDDIMDQDDQRYGGPNIAGAYRRLLRRRLTDSQTELHARNVALLAGDIALGMSHEVIDTMSVDIELRAQLKKELNQLHFHLAAGQQLDDLASTEAHLKIDKIKKIYMLKTARYSMITPLRSGAILAGGNPTILNILGRYGLHAGIAYQIVDDLIGMFGTTREIGKPNISDLREGKRTLLMHYGFQFADDTQTTILKKFFGNTSVTQNDLKLVRKILTGNGAKAKTTFLAQEEGKRAKQAIGKLALPGGLGDEFTALTDYLVSRTK from the coding sequence ATGGAACCAACTGACAGACTTCAGCAACGAATCAAGCGCATAAAGACCAGCATCGACGGAGAGCTTGCCAAGCTGTGGGACAAAAAGATCGACGAAGCGGCCAAGATCGACGCCCAATATAAGCGCCTCCTGAGCGAGATGAAAAAATTCAGCCTGCGGGGCGGGAAGCGGCTGCGTCCGTATTTAGTATCGCTCGGCTATGAAGTGGCAGGTGGTAAGCACGAAAAAGACGCTATTCAGCTCGGCGTAGCCTGGGAACTGTATCATCTGTTTGCTGTGATTCATGACGACATCATGGATCAAGATGACCAACGTTATGGCGGCCCAAATATTGCCGGTGCGTATCGGCGACTCCTGCGTCGCCGACTGACCGATTCGCAAACAGAACTCCATGCTCGCAATGTGGCTCTCCTAGCGGGCGACATTGCGCTCGGCATGTCGCACGAAGTCATAGACACGATGTCAGTGGACATCGAGCTCCGAGCCCAGCTCAAAAAAGAGCTTAATCAGCTTCATTTTCATCTCGCAGCCGGTCAGCAACTTGATGATCTAGCTAGTACCGAAGCACATCTCAAGATCGATAAGATCAAGAAAATCTACATGCTTAAGACCGCTCGTTACAGCATGATCACACCCCTCCGCAGTGGCGCGATTCTTGCTGGCGGCAATCCTACCATCCTCAACATTCTCGGGCGCTACGGACTGCATGCTGGAATTGCCTATCAGATTGTCGATGATCTGATAGGTATGTTTGGTACTACGCGTGAGATCGGCAAACCGAATATTTCTGACCTACGTGAAGGAAAGCGAACTCTCTTGATGCATTATGGCTTTCAATTTGCTGACGATACTCAAACGACCATTCTAAAGAAATTCTTCGGTAACACCTCCGTCACCCAAAACGATCTCAAGCTCGTGCGCAAAATCCTTACAGGTAATGGTGCGAAAGCAAAGACGACCTTTTTGGCTCAAGAAGAAGGGAAGCGCGCCAAGCAAGCTATTGGTAAACTCGCGTTACCGGGTGGGCTTGGCGATGAATTTACCGCGCTCACTGACTATTTGGTGAGCCGAACGAAATGA
- a CDS encoding deoxycytidylate deaminase, whose translation MTEAILCYVPVFHEGYHRFFDENPVDNILVLGEDIIERFRQLVKDVRRLPSQTVAQLLSDLYPHRRVEVISWVQALKLNEQFDRLILPDEMELIELLDDIEYPVEQRLSMRTFLRWDKEQVLLARPITSGEPMSSDVVRQMLGLANGQALLSGDWWRQVGAVLARDNTVLVTGYNRHTPSPHQPYFDGDPRASFKKGQYIELSTATHAESVVIGHAARQGIALEGADLYVTTFPCPPCAQLIMEAGIARVFYSDGYAMLDGEALLTAADIEVIRVETTN comes from the coding sequence ATGACTGAGGCAATCCTGTGTTATGTGCCAGTGTTCCATGAAGGATATCATCGATTCTTCGATGAGAACCCAGTCGACAACATCCTAGTTCTCGGTGAGGACATTATTGAGCGATTCCGTCAGCTCGTAAAAGACGTGCGGCGCTTGCCGAGCCAAACGGTTGCTCAGTTACTTTCTGACCTGTACCCACATCGTCGGGTAGAGGTAATTAGCTGGGTACAAGCGCTGAAACTCAACGAGCAATTCGATCGCCTCATACTCCCAGACGAGATGGAACTGATCGAATTGCTCGATGATATCGAATACCCGGTAGAACAACGCTTGAGTATGAGAACGTTTTTGCGCTGGGACAAAGAGCAAGTATTGCTCGCACGCCCCATCACATCTGGCGAACCTATGAGCTCGGATGTAGTGCGCCAGATGCTCGGACTCGCAAACGGACAGGCCCTACTCTCTGGTGACTGGTGGCGTCAGGTTGGCGCAGTTCTCGCACGTGACAATACAGTCTTAGTTACGGGCTACAACCGCCATACGCCGTCGCCACATCAGCCATACTTCGACGGAGACCCTCGAGCAAGCTTCAAAAAGGGGCAATATATCGAGCTCTCTACAGCCACACACGCTGAATCTGTCGTCATTGGTCACGCCGCACGACAGGGTATTGCGCTCGAGGGCGCCGACCTGTACGTGACGACCTTCCCATGCCCGCCATGTGCGCAGTTAATAATGGAAGCCGGTATCGCACGGGTCTTCTACAGTGATGGATATGCGATGCTCGATGGCGAAGCGCTGCTCACTGCTGCGGACATCGAGGTGATTCGTGTGGAAACAACGAATTAA
- the rplK gene encoding 50S ribosomal protein L11 → MAEAKKVSAKLKMVIPAGGATPAPPVGSALGQHGVNMMDFINAFNEQTKDMRGAQCPTKITIYEDKSFDFVVKGTPAKMLIKQALGLQKASGVPNKEKVGKLTDAQLTEIAEAKMADLNANDIDAAKKIIAGTARSMGVEVEK, encoded by the coding sequence ATGGCAGAAGCTAAGAAAGTATCAGCAAAACTCAAGATGGTCATTCCAGCCGGTGGAGCAACTCCAGCACCACCAGTTGGTTCAGCTTTGGGCCAGCACGGCGTAAATATGATGGACTTCATCAACGCCTTCAACGAGCAGACTAAGGATATGCGTGGAGCACAATGCCCGACCAAGATCACAATCTACGAAGACAAGAGCTTTGATTTCGTAGTAAAAGGCACTCCAGCTAAGATGCTCATCAAGCAAGCCCTTGGCCTACAAAAGGCAAGCGGTGTACCCAATAAGGAAAAGGTTGGTAAACTAACCGACGCTCAACTCACCGAAATCGCAGAAGCTAAGATGGCCGACTTGAACGCCAATGACATCGATGCTGCCAAGAAAATCATTGCGGGTACCGCACGCTCTATGGGCGTAGAGGTCGAGAAATAA
- a CDS encoding 50S ribosomal protein L10: MAKTREQKTQDLEKLVERLNASKLAVLTDYRGLDVPAINALRNAGREKGITFTVAKNTLLKRAAEASNKEITDLSTFVGPMAVAFGEDEVEAAKLIVDFSKDNEAVEVVGAISETGDILTKEEVIALAKLPSREQLLAQVVGTIAAPMSGLVRVLNGNVSGLVYALQAIKEQKEAAA; encoded by the coding sequence ATGGCAAAAACGCGTGAACAGAAGACGCAAGACCTCGAAAAACTGGTCGAGCGCCTCAATGCTTCAAAGCTTGCCGTCCTGACTGACTACCGCGGACTCGACGTCCCAGCCATCAACGCCCTGCGTAATGCTGGACGAGAGAAGGGGATTACCTTCACGGTCGCTAAGAATACGCTCCTCAAGCGAGCTGCCGAAGCTTCCAATAAGGAAATCACCGATCTCTCGACCTTCGTTGGGCCAATGGCAGTAGCCTTTGGTGAAGATGAGGTTGAAGCTGCTAAGCTCATCGTTGACTTCTCAAAAGACAACGAAGCCGTAGAAGTAGTCGGAGCAATTAGTGAAACTGGTGACATTCTTACTAAGGAAGAAGTCATCGCCCTCGCTAAGCTGCCGAGTCGCGAACAGCTCCTGGCCCAGGTGGTTGGCACTATTGCCGCCCCAATGTCAGGCCTCGTCCGCGTCCTCAATGGCAATGTCTCAGGATTGGTCTATGCACTGCAAGCAATTAAAGAACAAAAGGAAGCTGCTGCGTAA
- a CDS encoding HIT domain-containing protein: MSLRHNPSDYLLEAARTPEQVAEMERLIEAGICLFCDPPERKYVLRSKYWHVVPNKFPYPGTKLHLLIVPEKHVDSLCDLPADAFQDYMLVLMMIKRQYELKAYSHFMRVGDMRFTGASMAHLHGHLIVGDTESEDFESVKVKLASNT; this comes from the coding sequence ATGAGTCTTCGTCATAACCCAAGTGACTACCTGCTTGAGGCGGCGCGTACTCCCGAGCAGGTCGCTGAGATGGAGCGACTGATCGAAGCGGGTATCTGCCTCTTCTGCGATCCACCGGAACGCAAATATGTTTTGCGGAGCAAGTATTGGCATGTTGTGCCCAATAAGTTCCCATATCCGGGCACAAAGCTACACTTGCTGATCGTTCCAGAAAAGCATGTCGATAGTTTGTGCGATCTTCCGGCCGATGCCTTTCAGGACTACATGCTGGTATTGATGATGATCAAGCGGCAGTATGAGCTCAAGGCCTACTCACACTTCATGCGCGTTGGTGACATGCGTTTCACGGGAGCCAGCATGGCTCATCTACATGGTCACCTTATCGTGGGTGATACAGAGAGCGAAGATTTTGAGTCAGTAAAGGTCAAGCTCGCGTCGAACACATAA
- the rplL gene encoding 50S ribosomal protein L7/L12, whose product MAEETTAPVAEEVKEEKKEVPAKFEKLVAELDKMSVLDLSEFVKTLEDHYGVSAAAPVAVAGVAAPAEAGEAAEEKTSFNIFLAAAGDKKIDVIKAVREITGLGLAESKAVVDEAPKMVKEGATKEEADEAKTKLEAAGATIELQ is encoded by the coding sequence ATGGCAGAAGAAACAACTGCTCCAGTAGCAGAAGAAGTAAAAGAAGAAAAGAAAGAAGTTCCAGCGAAGTTTGAAAAACTCGTTGCTGAACTCGATAAAATGAGCGTCCTCGACCTCTCAGAGTTCGTAAAGACCCTCGAAGATCACTACGGCGTATCAGCTGCCGCTCCAGTAGCGGTTGCTGGCGTAGCTGCTCCAGCCGAAGCTGGTGAAGCCGCCGAAGAGAAGACTTCATTCAACATCTTTCTTGCCGCAGCAGGCGACAAGAAGATCGACGTCATCAAGGCTGTTCGTGAAATCACTGGTCTTGGTCTCGCCGAGTCTAAGGCTGTTGTAGACGAAGCACCTAAGATGGTCAAAGAAGGCGCTACCAAAGAAGAAGCTGACGAAGCTAAGACGAAGCTCGAAGCTGCTGGCGCTACCATCGAACTCCAGTAA
- a CDS encoding adenylyltransferase/cytidyltransferase family protein, with translation MSNEHRRFLFSSNEAPETRIVRDYDDLVEIISHCRGLGQKIVLTMGTFDLFHVGHAKYLAEASRHGDILIVGVDSDDKVKRRKGPSRPIVPEGERMEILCHQRAVDIVTIKPYTSEKWELIKLIHPDVLIATAETYTADELELLREEFCGEIVVLTPMAETSTTAKIRLMWLEFHDKLGQALNQAVPAFITDVLKRMENRDD, from the coding sequence ATGTCAAACGAACATCGTCGCTTCCTCTTCTCATCGAATGAAGCACCAGAGACACGCATCGTTCGCGATTACGACGACCTAGTCGAGATCATCAGTCACTGCCGAGGACTAGGGCAAAAGATCGTACTGACCATGGGCACGTTTGATCTTTTCCACGTAGGCCATGCAAAATACTTGGCAGAGGCCAGTCGTCATGGAGATATTCTGATCGTTGGCGTTGATTCTGACGACAAGGTCAAGCGGCGCAAGGGCCCAAGCCGTCCTATCGTACCAGAAGGCGAACGAATGGAAATTCTTTGCCATCAGCGTGCCGTAGACATTGTCACGATCAAGCCATACACATCGGAGAAGTGGGAGCTCATCAAGCTGATCCACCCAGATGTACTCATCGCCACAGCGGAGACTTACACAGCAGACGAGCTCGAGCTACTTCGAGAAGAATTCTGCGGTGAAATCGTGGTTTTGACGCCAATGGCAGAAACCTCCACAACTGCAAAGATTCGTCTTATGTGGCTTGAGTTTCACGATAAGCTAGGACAGGCACTCAACCAAGCCGTACCCGCCTTCATCACGGATGTGCTGAAGAGAATGGAGAATCGCGATGACTGA
- a CDS encoding dihydrofolate reductase: MIAACGQNGELGRSGQLPWERQPADMDFFRGVTTDHTIVMGRKTAESLRGPLPRRRNLVLTTAEEPSLVEGFEVVSYDEVLNLEGKVFIIGGEQIYRLFLPHADEIILTEFEMVFVGCDAFFPYLGNSVWELTDTDTQHFNDEALWDFRRLFFKRKIEVRDESSS; encoded by the coding sequence ATGATCGCTGCATGCGGGCAGAATGGTGAGCTTGGTCGCTCTGGTCAACTCCCCTGGGAGCGCCAGCCGGCCGACATGGATTTCTTCCGTGGCGTGACGACCGATCACACGATTGTGATGGGTCGAAAGACTGCGGAATCACTCCGCGGCCCTCTCCCACGGCGTCGTAATCTGGTTCTCACAACTGCAGAAGAACCAAGTCTTGTCGAGGGATTTGAGGTTGTATCTTACGACGAGGTGCTCAATTTAGAAGGCAAGGTGTTTATTATCGGTGGCGAACAGATTTATCGTCTGTTTTTGCCGCATGCCGATGAGATCATCTTGACCGAGTTTGAGATGGTCTTTGTCGGGTGTGACGCCTTCTTCCCCTACTTGGGTAACTCTGTGTGGGAATTGACCGACACGGATACCCAGCACTTCAACGATGAGGCGCTATGGGATTTTCGCCGACTATTCTTCAAGCGAAAGATCGAGGTACGCGATGAGTCTTCGTCATAA
- the thyA gene encoding thymidylate synthase, whose protein sequence is MKGMGMSPDTQYHNLLVALLEEGQWSETRQGPRTRTIFGYTLRYSLAKCFPMVTERDISGFWRGAIGELCAMINGARTLDQFAEFGCNWWGPWATDAKCAKRGLETGDIGPASYGDVFANYPGPDGPFDQWEALVDQIRSDPEVKTHVITNWLAGHLSRAYGHQPTPTIAPCHGHVQVTILGDKLNLEMIQRSGDVPIGVPSNLVQYAAIMLALCGLTGYQPGFYVHHIANAHYYEDQEDVVRELRERMPRVLPTVRFVGKISSIKDVRSDMFELEGYNPHPAIKRIPVAP, encoded by the coding sequence ATGAAAGGTATGGGTATGTCACCTGATACTCAGTATCACAATCTCCTAGTGGCGTTACTGGAAGAGGGTCAATGGTCCGAGACGCGGCAAGGCCCGCGGACCCGTACGATCTTTGGTTATACACTCCGCTATAGCTTGGCAAAATGCTTTCCGATGGTTACTGAGCGAGATATCTCAGGTTTCTGGCGAGGCGCAATTGGCGAGCTATGTGCAATGATCAATGGTGCGCGCACGCTCGACCAATTTGCCGAATTCGGCTGTAACTGGTGGGGACCGTGGGCCACCGATGCAAAGTGTGCCAAGCGTGGCTTGGAGACTGGTGATATCGGTCCAGCTTCATACGGCGATGTCTTCGCGAATTACCCTGGGCCAGATGGTCCATTCGACCAGTGGGAAGCTCTTGTTGATCAGATTCGTAGCGATCCTGAGGTGAAGACGCACGTCATCACTAACTGGCTCGCCGGACATCTTTCGAGGGCATACGGACATCAGCCGACACCGACCATCGCACCCTGCCACGGCCATGTACAGGTTACCATTCTTGGCGACAAGCTGAATCTGGAAATGATCCAGCGTTCTGGTGATGTGCCGATTGGCGTGCCGTCAAACCTGGTGCAGTACGCGGCGATTATGCTCGCCCTGTGTGGACTGACCGGTTACCAACCGGGTTTCTATGTTCATCACATCGCCAACGCTCACTACTACGAGGATCAGGAGGATGTTGTGCGTGAATTGCGTGAGCGAATGCCACGAGTCTTGCCGACCGTGCGTTTCGTGGGTAAAATCTCATCCATCAAGGACGTCCGCAGTGACATGTTCGAGCTCGAAGGGTATAACCCGCATCCTGCTATCAAGCGAATCCCGGTGGCACCATGA